A region of the Candidatus Rokuibacteriota bacterium genome:
AGGCTGGCGGCGTTGAACGCGCTCCGGGGCGACGTGGAGGCGGCGGACTACGCGGTGGTGCCGCAGACGATCTTCACCACGCCCGAGGTGGGGCGTGTCGGCCTCACGCACGCCGAGGCGCGGCGGCGGGGGGTGAACTGCCACGTCGCGACCCACGACCTGCGCGGCGCCTCCAACGGGCGCGCCACGGGCGAGGACGCCGGGTACCTCAAGCTGGTCTTCGACGGGGCCACCGAGACGGTCCTCGGCGTGCAGATGGTCTCCTACGCCGCCGCCGTCTGCGTTTTCTGCCCGAAGCGTTGACAAGCGTTGACACGTTGACAAGCTAGTATTCATGCGGGCACCTCCCTGACTTCTTTGCGGATCTTCTCCAGGGCCTCAAGGAGCCGGGTGGCGGTCCCGGCCTTCTGATCGGCTTCCCGGGCTCCGGCCAGCTCACGGGCCAGGGGGAGGAGGCGAACCGTTCGGTCTCCCTCGCGCTCGGCGTGAGCGACCAGGGTGAGGGCGATGAGCGGCAGCCAGAGGTCCACGGCGCGGTCGTCAATCGCTTCCTTCTCGAGCAGCGCCGGCGCCGCGTCGTAGTCCCGTATCGGAATGCGTTATTGGTCCGTTGCCCAAACATCGGAAATACCGATTTGCCTTTTGGGAGAACCCGAATACGATGGAGCGCGTCTAAATCTGGTGGGAGGCCTCATGCTCGATCGGAGGCGCGTTCCGTGATACGAAGGCTGATTCTCGTCGTCGTGCTCCTCGTGGCTGCGCCCGGGGTCTGGGCCGGTGAGATTCCGTCGGTCCTCAGGGTCTCGGCCATTCCCGACGAGAATCCCAACGAGCTGATGC
Encoded here:
- a CDS encoding NAD(P)/FAD-dependent oxidoreductase → RLAALNALRGDVEAADYAVVPQTIFTTPEVGRVGLTHAEARRRGVNCHVATHDLRGASNGRATGEDAGYLKLVFDGATETVLGVQMVSYAAAVCVFCPKR